Proteins found in one Propionispora hippei DSM 15287 genomic segment:
- a CDS encoding class II fructose-bisphosphate aldolase — MLVTSKDLFKKAQQGKFAIPAPNFIDVDWLKWHVEVAEELELPLILALAESHIGDSISLEDAAMIGKKYAENAKVPVVLHLDHGITPVVIKKAVDLGFSSVMIDASQDDFALNVKKTKEIVAYAHARGVVVEAEIGHVGSGENYENHQLTESEYTTVDDACRFVEATGVDSLAISIGTAHGMYKGVPEINFDRLREIAAAIDTPLVLHGGSSSGDENLNRCALNGITKINIFSDFLNAAMNEIQEQKPDHYLKVKTSAKAGVQKCLRHYYAVFATKK; from the coding sequence GTGTTAGTTACGTCTAAGGATTTATTCAAGAAAGCGCAGCAGGGGAAGTTTGCTATTCCGGCACCGAACTTCATTGATGTGGATTGGTTGAAATGGCATGTAGAAGTAGCCGAAGAACTTGAATTGCCGTTAATTCTGGCTTTAGCGGAAAGTCATATTGGCGACAGCATATCATTGGAAGATGCAGCTATGATTGGCAAGAAATATGCGGAAAACGCTAAAGTTCCGGTGGTTTTGCATCTGGATCATGGAATTACTCCGGTTGTTATAAAAAAAGCGGTTGATTTGGGCTTTTCATCCGTGATGATTGATGCATCGCAGGATGATTTTGCTCTCAATGTAAAAAAGACCAAGGAAATCGTGGCTTATGCCCATGCGCGGGGTGTTGTGGTAGAAGCCGAAATCGGACATGTCGGCTCAGGCGAGAACTATGAAAATCACCAGTTGACCGAGTCAGAATATACTACCGTAGATGATGCCTGCCGATTTGTGGAAGCAACAGGCGTTGACTCGCTGGCTATTTCCATTGGTACCGCTCATGGTATGTATAAGGGCGTTCCGGAAATTAACTTTGACCGGTTACGGGAAATCGCGGCAGCTATTGATACGCCCTTGGTCTTGCATGGCGGATCTTCATCGGGGGATGAAAACCTGAACCGATGCGCCTTGAATGGAATAACAAAAATTAATATTTTTTCTGATTTCCTTAATGCAGCCATGAATGAAATCCAGGAACAAAAGCCCGATCATTACCTGAAGGTAAAGACTTCTGCCAAAGCAGGCGTGCAAAAATGCTTGAGACATTATTATGCTGTTTTTGCAACCAAGAAATAA
- a CDS encoding triose-phosphate isomerase, protein MNKRKIKAPFLIINPKSYIYGEESLELAKIADQLAKEYNIDVMFTAQLVDIPAIVQHTSQLIVTAQHMDGIVPGRGMGHVLPEALKHAGVAAVVLNHAECPLTMANLDKAMRRADELGIITIVCADSIAQCKAVAQLKPDVIICEPTSLIGTGHTSDDSYILETNEAVKAIDSSILIIQAAGVSTGDDVYRVITQGADGSGGTSGILNAPNRKEKILEMIKALKRTEKERIELS, encoded by the coding sequence ATGAATAAACGCAAGATAAAGGCTCCTTTTCTGATTATTAATCCGAAATCTTATATCTATGGGGAAGAGAGCTTGGAATTAGCTAAAATTGCCGACCAATTGGCCAAGGAGTACAACATAGATGTTATGTTTACTGCTCAGTTAGTTGATATTCCGGCTATTGTTCAGCACACTTCTCAGCTCATTGTTACGGCTCAGCATATGGATGGAATCGTCCCGGGCAGAGGCATGGGGCATGTTTTGCCGGAGGCATTGAAACATGCCGGAGTTGCAGCGGTGGTATTAAATCACGCGGAATGTCCGCTAACGATGGCCAATTTAGATAAAGCTATGAGACGGGCCGATGAATTAGGGATCATTACAATCGTATGTGCCGACAGTATAGCGCAATGTAAAGCTGTGGCGCAGCTTAAACCGGATGTGATCATTTGTGAGCCGACCAGTTTAATCGGTACAGGACACACCAGTGATGACAGCTATATTCTTGAAACCAACGAAGCGGTGAAGGCGATTGATTCTTCCATATTAATTATCCAGGCGGCCGGTGTAAGTACCGGTGATGATGTGTACCGGGTAATTACGCAGGGAGCCGACGGCAGCGGTGGCACCAGTGGCATATTAAATGCTCCCAATCGAAAAGAAAAGATTCTTGAAATGATAAAGGCATTAAAAAGAACAGAAAAAGAAAGGATTGAATTGTCATGA
- a CDS encoding YjbQ family protein, with protein MIVHGDTLVVKSNGNRPSYHEITEEVRRIIAESKVQEGIVVVSTPHTTCSVFFEEYMHDRNFNGDEVIQVDLNRILDKIIPRCVTEGQYGSPGPKHTEFAMGLNDPNYPPDPGTLLNTDAHLKATLLGSSETFVIRGGKLMTGTVGYIYFVDWDQNRARNRNIYIQVLGK; from the coding sequence ATGATCGTACATGGAGATACTTTAGTGGTCAAATCGAATGGAAATCGTCCGTCTTACCATGAAATTACCGAAGAGGTCCGCCGAATCATTGCCGAAAGCAAAGTGCAGGAGGGTATTGTAGTAGTAAGTACTCCTCACACTACCTGTTCCGTTTTTTTTGAGGAATATATGCATGACCGGAATTTTAACGGTGATGAAGTAATCCAGGTAGATCTGAATAGAATTTTGGATAAAATTATTCCCCGTTGTGTGACGGAAGGACAGTATGGCAGCCCGGGTCCTAAACATACCGAATTTGCCATGGGCCTAAATGATCCGAACTATCCTCCTGATCCCGGAACCTTGTTAAACACTGATGCTCATCTCAAAGCAACCTTGCTTGGTTCCAGTGAAACCTTTGTGATTCGTGGCGGAAAGCTAATGACCGGAACGGTTGGCTACATCTATTTTGTTGACTGGGATCAGAATAGAGCGCGTAATCGGAATATCTATATACAGGTTTTAGGGAAATAA
- the proC gene encoding pyrroline-5-carboxylate reductase, which translates to MKELGFIGCGHMGEAMVAGVLKSGYLTGSDILVHTGRPESQEALHQSYGIQTARTNCDVARQAKLLLLAVKPNMYAAVIGEIRESIQENSIIITIAPSYSIAAIRAAFGKPLKVVRAMPNTPLMVGCGMSGITFSDNITEVEKQNVHKLFNSSGTAIEVKEDLMSAVGSVSGSSPAFVYMLIEAMADTAVALGLSRKDSYLFAAKAVEGAAKMVLETGEHPGALKDAVCSPGGTTIEGVLALSANGFRGNIAEAMLRSANKFREMENAQK; encoded by the coding sequence ATGAAAGAACTTGGTTTTATCGGCTGCGGCCATATGGGTGAGGCTATGGTGGCCGGCGTATTGAAAAGCGGCTATTTAACAGGCAGCGACATTCTCGTACATACCGGCCGTCCGGAAAGCCAGGAAGCGCTGCACCAAAGCTACGGAATCCAAACAGCCAGGACTAATTGTGACGTTGCCCGGCAGGCAAAGCTTTTGCTGCTTGCTGTCAAACCTAACATGTATGCTGCTGTTATCGGCGAAATCCGCGAAAGTATCCAGGAAAACTCAATCATTATCACCATTGCCCCCAGCTATTCTATCGCAGCAATACGCGCCGCCTTTGGCAAGCCCTTGAAAGTGGTGCGGGCCATGCCCAATACCCCGCTTATGGTTGGCTGCGGCATGTCCGGCATCACCTTCTCGGATAATATTACAGAAGTAGAAAAGCAAAATGTTCACAAACTCTTCAATAGCTCCGGTACAGCAATAGAAGTGAAGGAAGACCTGATGAGCGCCGTCGGTTCTGTCAGCGGCTCATCACCGGCATTTGTCTATATGTTGATTGAGGCTATGGCGGATACCGCCGTGGCCTTGGGCCTTTCCCGCAAAGATTCCTATTTGTTCGCTGCTAAAGCCGTCGAAGGCGCCGCCAAAATGGTGCTGGAAACTGGCGAGCACCCCGGAGCATTGAAAGATGCAGTCTGTTCGCCTGGCGGTACAACAATTGAAGGAGTACTGGCCCTTTCTGCCAATGGCTTTAGAGGAAACATCGCTGAAGCCATGCTTCGCTCGGCCAATAAATTCCGTGAAATGGAGAACGCTCAGAAATAA
- a CDS encoding sigma 54-interacting transcriptional regulator, whose protein sequence is MKESLDQLLATEDKKKPYTDEQLAQLLGMKREQVTGLRRQYGIADSRTRRKPVLMAALKNILQKSPQISERDLTQHLRSGGFDISRFAIREYRKECEQVPQKKTQPAQLVREEAVLAGAKQPEGTNITSDVFAHFIGWQGSLKTIIEQAKAAIFYPPKGLHTLILGEPGVGKSDLAEAMYQYAKSVQRISRQAPFVFFNCADYVNNPQLLMAQLFGYIRGAFTGAAADKEGLVEKANGGILFLDEVHRLPPEGQELLFYLMDKNCFRRLGETELVRHASVMIIAATTENPDSSLLITFRRRIPMLIEIPSLAVRPFNERFELISAFFALEAMRTKNSIEIDAETLRALLLFECPGNIGQLLSVIQVSCARAFLNHVINQKNIIRITAEDLPAYARKGLLKIQNRQDIEQLIKGKLIVHPDHTVQEAKETENIYSLSSSIYQYIEERYQDLQNKNMSDETINCIIGDELEVRFKTIIKHIETNVRPVLKTDLVKIVGQQVFDVCEKIQKLLSPELQLAGDKLFYCLAIHLKTTLDRLEEGRMVVNPHLQTIKKEHRHEYETAQKMVSIMEKELQLRFPEDEIGFVAMYLVTFANQTERLEEGRVGIVIISHGHVAEGMADVANRLLGVVHAKSVEMSLDESPENALERVLDMAKSADEGKGVLLLVDMGSLVTFGELVTQKTGIKTRVISRVDTVLAIEAVRKAALQQMTLDELAGSLEENPRYVSRLGLKKDKSQTKPKVLITVCITGEGAALKVKELIESLLPELPEQIEIMSFGAIQGNLHQVIQDVQRTKAVLAVIGTVDPALPQVAFISIEELVKGDGIQRIRALLEGGCFVAANSGGAHEYTLQELLVPELVLVHPAVQGKEAVLQSLSDLLIGQQHVHENFLEGVYQREILRPTYMGNGAAMPHTDPSFVKKPGLAIAKLATPIDWNGKPVQLVYMLALTEECQTMIKELYSLICSQDFLSAVQQVKTPEQFIAAVHNYGEKG, encoded by the coding sequence ATGAAAGAATCACTTGATCAGCTGCTTGCAACGGAAGATAAGAAAAAACCGTATACTGACGAACAGCTTGCGCAATTGCTGGGGATGAAAAGAGAGCAGGTTACGGGCTTGCGGCGGCAATATGGTATTGCTGATTCACGTACGCGGCGAAAACCTGTTCTGATGGCCGCATTAAAGAACATATTGCAAAAAAGTCCGCAGATCTCCGAACGGGATCTGACACAGCATTTGCGAAGCGGCGGCTTTGACATTTCGCGGTTTGCGATTCGCGAATACCGTAAAGAATGCGAACAGGTACCGCAGAAAAAAACGCAGCCGGCCCAATTGGTGCGAGAGGAAGCAGTGCTGGCAGGCGCGAAGCAGCCGGAGGGAACAAACATAACCAGTGATGTGTTTGCCCATTTTATCGGTTGGCAGGGTAGTTTGAAAACCATTATTGAACAGGCCAAAGCTGCCATTTTCTATCCGCCCAAAGGTCTTCATACCTTGATTTTGGGAGAACCGGGAGTCGGAAAAAGCGATTTGGCCGAAGCCATGTATCAATACGCCAAAAGTGTACAGCGGATTTCGCGGCAGGCGCCGTTTGTTTTCTTTAACTGCGCTGACTATGTTAATAACCCGCAATTGCTGATGGCTCAGCTATTCGGTTATATCCGCGGTGCTTTTACCGGTGCGGCAGCCGATAAGGAAGGACTGGTTGAAAAGGCGAATGGCGGGATTTTATTCTTAGATGAAGTTCATCGTTTACCGCCGGAGGGACAGGAACTTTTATTTTATCTAATGGATAAAAATTGTTTTCGCCGCTTAGGCGAGACCGAATTGGTCCGACACGCGTCGGTTATGATCATCGCGGCAACTACGGAAAACCCGGACTCTTCGCTGCTCATCACCTTTCGCCGCCGCATTCCCATGTTGATTGAAATTCCTTCTTTGGCAGTCCGTCCATTTAATGAACGCTTTGAGCTGATATCGGCCTTTTTCGCCCTGGAAGCCATGCGGACAAAAAACTCAATCGAGATTGATGCGGAAACCCTACGGGCCTTACTGCTGTTCGAGTGTCCGGGCAATATTGGACAATTATTAAGCGTCATTCAGGTGTCCTGCGCGCGAGCTTTTTTGAACCATGTAATCAATCAGAAGAACATAATCCGTATTACCGCTGAGGATTTGCCGGCCTATGCGCGTAAAGGCCTGTTAAAGATTCAAAATCGTCAGGATATTGAACAGCTAATCAAGGGAAAGCTTATTGTCCATCCCGACCATACCGTTCAGGAAGCGAAGGAGACGGAAAATATATATTCCCTCTCGTCGTCCATTTATCAGTATATTGAAGAGCGCTATCAGGATTTGCAAAACAAAAATATGAGCGACGAAACCATCAATTGCATCATTGGTGATGAACTGGAGGTTCGTTTTAAAACAATCATCAAACATATTGAAACCAATGTCCGGCCGGTTTTAAAAACTGATCTGGTGAAAATTGTCGGGCAACAAGTGTTTGATGTGTGTGAAAAAATCCAGAAGCTGCTATCCCCTGAATTGCAGCTCGCCGGGGACAAACTGTTCTATTGTCTGGCGATTCATTTGAAAACGACGCTGGATCGTTTGGAAGAAGGGCGGATGGTCGTCAATCCCCATTTGCAGACGATAAAGAAAGAGCACCGCCATGAATATGAAACGGCGCAAAAAATGGTTTCGATCATGGAGAAGGAATTGCAATTGCGGTTTCCCGAGGATGAAATCGGGTTTGTGGCTATGTATCTGGTGACCTTTGCCAACCAGACGGAACGACTGGAAGAAGGCCGAGTAGGTATTGTGATTATTTCTCATGGCCATGTTGCCGAAGGAATGGCTGACGTTGCCAACCGGCTGTTAGGTGTTGTGCATGCCAAGAGTGTGGAAATGTCATTGGATGAAAGCCCGGAAAACGCACTGGAACGGGTTTTGGATATGGCAAAGTCGGCAGACGAGGGAAAAGGGGTCCTGCTCTTAGTTGATATGGGATCGCTTGTTACCTTTGGGGAATTGGTTACTCAAAAGACAGGCATTAAGACAAGGGTAATCTCGCGGGTGGATACCGTACTGGCCATTGAAGCGGTGCGCAAGGCCGCGCTACAGCAAATGACACTGGATGAACTGGCCGGCTCATTGGAGGAAAACCCCCGTTATGTTTCCCGGCTGGGGCTTAAAAAGGATAAATCGCAAACTAAGCCTAAAGTGCTGATAACTGTTTGCATTACCGGTGAGGGGGCGGCCTTGAAAGTTAAGGAATTGATTGAATCATTGCTGCCGGAGCTGCCTGAACAAATTGAAATTATGTCGTTTGGCGCTATTCAGGGGAATTTGCACCAGGTTATTCAGGATGTACAACGAACGAAAGCGGTGCTTGCCGTTATCGGAACGGTGGACCCGGCCTTACCGCAGGTGGCTTTTATTTCTATTGAGGAACTTGTCAAAGGTGATGGCATTCAAAGAATCAGAGCGCTGCTGGAGGGTGGATGTTTTGTTGCGGCTAATTCCGGAGGAGCCCATGAATATACCCTGCAAGAATTGCTGGTGCCTGAGCTTGTGCTGGTGCATCCTGCTGTACAGGGGAAAGAAGCGGTGTTGCAAAGCTTAAGCGATTTATTGATCGGGCAGCAACATGTGCATGAAAATTTTTTGGAAGGCGTTTATCAAAGAGAGATTTTGCGTCCTACCTATATGGGGAATGGGGCGGCGATGCCTCACACAGACCCTTCTTTTGTAAAAAAACCGGGGCTTGCTATTGCTAAACTTGCAACCCCGATTGATTGGAACGGCAAACCGGTTCAGCTTGTTTATATGCTGGCCTTAACCGAGGAGTGTCAGACGATGATTAAAGAGTTATACAGTCTTATTTGTTCTCAGGATTTTTTATCGGCGGTTCAGCAGGTAAAAACACCCGAGCAATTTATAGCAGCAGTGCACAACTATGGGGAGAAGGGATGA
- a CDS encoding PTS sugar transporter subunit IIA translates to MNGKEAFALVPELVLVGIEASTRCEVLATMSSNLFRQGYVQESYIQAIQEREIHYPTGLPAAEIGVAIPHTDAVHVNRAAVSIGILKKPVLFQMMGNPNQIVEAEIIFMLAIKEPQEQINMLQKLSSLFQNHTLLRNLRKTVKREQAVSLLNQALQIGA, encoded by the coding sequence ATGAATGGAAAAGAAGCTTTTGCTTTGGTGCCGGAATTGGTTCTGGTAGGGATTGAAGCCAGTACCCGGTGTGAAGTATTGGCAACAATGAGCAGCAATTTATTCCGTCAGGGATATGTGCAAGAATCGTATATCCAGGCTATTCAAGAACGGGAAATCCACTATCCCACCGGCTTGCCGGCGGCTGAAATCGGAGTGGCCATTCCCCATACCGATGCCGTTCATGTGAATAGGGCCGCTGTATCCATCGGTATTTTGAAAAAACCGGTATTGTTTCAGATGATGGGAAACCCGAATCAGATTGTCGAGGCGGAGATTATTTTCATGCTGGCGATCAAGGAACCGCAAGAGCAGATCAATATGCTGCAAAAACTTTCCTCTCTCTTTCAAAACCACACTCTGCTGCGTAACTTACGTAAGACCGTGAAGCGGGAACAGGCGGTATCGCTGCTTAACCAGGCATTGCAAATAGGAGCCTGA
- a CDS encoding PTS sugar transporter subunit IIB, whose protein sequence is MSKRVAIVCGTGIATSTIVAEKVKKGLQKRGVTADIFQCKIIELASHAANIDLVVSTTFVNNKLSVPVISAINLITGIGEEEVLDQIAEHLR, encoded by the coding sequence ATGAGTAAACGTGTTGCGATTGTTTGCGGTACAGGAATTGCTACGTCAACGATTGTTGCGGAAAAAGTCAAGAAGGGACTGCAAAAGCGGGGCGTTACCGCGGATATTTTTCAGTGCAAAATCATTGAATTGGCCAGCCATGCGGCCAATATCGACTTGGTTGTGTCGACAACATTTGTGAATAATAAGCTTTCTGTTCCGGTCATCAGTGCCATCAATCTTATTACCGGTATCGGTGAGGAAGAAGTTTTGGATCAGATTGCGGAGCATCTGCGCTAA
- a CDS encoding PTS galactitol transporter subunit IIC produces the protein MDAIKFILDLGATVMLPIIIFLLGWGLGQKPGQAFRSGITIGVGFIGINLVIGLLVNSIGPAAQGMVTKMGIELNVIDVGWPAAAGIAFASKVGAFIIPIGLAVNFIMLLTRTTKTVNVDLWNFWHFAFTGAMVNVLTGSFLMGCIAAAINVVIVLKLGDWTAPMIQKFYGIPGISLPHGFSAAYVPIAIPLNALFDKIPGLNKIDLDTDVIQEKFGVIGEPVILGLVLGAALGGFAGFGIKEILQLAMAMAGVMFLMPRMVKVLMEGLMPVSEAARIFFQKRFSGREFYIGLDSAIAVGHPAAITTAIILVPICILLAIIIPGNRVLPFGDLATIPFMVAMVAPVCRGNVFRSVIIGAIVIAVGLLIATNISALHTTAAIDAAFKFPANATSISSLCDGANPLTWILVKLFSFL, from the coding sequence ATGGACGCAATTAAGTTTATTTTGGACCTCGGCGCTACCGTTATGTTACCCATTATTATCTTTTTATTGGGCTGGGGACTTGGGCAGAAGCCCGGTCAGGCTTTTCGTTCCGGGATTACCATTGGAGTGGGGTTTATCGGTATTAATTTAGTTATTGGTTTGTTAGTCAATAGCATTGGTCCGGCCGCCCAAGGTATGGTCACCAAAATGGGCATCGAGCTTAATGTGATTGATGTAGGCTGGCCGGCGGCGGCAGGGATTGCCTTTGCCTCCAAAGTTGGTGCATTTATCATTCCTATTGGCCTGGCCGTTAACTTCATCATGCTGTTGACCCGGACGACGAAAACCGTGAATGTCGACCTATGGAACTTCTGGCATTTCGCTTTCACCGGAGCCATGGTCAATGTATTGACCGGCAGTTTTTTAATGGGTTGTATTGCGGCAGCCATTAACGTAGTTATTGTATTAAAGCTGGGCGACTGGACGGCGCCGATGATCCAGAAATTCTACGGTATCCCAGGCATTTCGCTGCCTCATGGGTTTTCAGCAGCCTATGTGCCGATTGCTATTCCCTTAAATGCACTTTTCGATAAAATACCTGGGTTAAATAAGATTGATCTGGATACCGATGTAATCCAGGAAAAGTTTGGCGTGATTGGCGAGCCGGTCATTCTGGGGTTGGTGCTGGGTGCCGCTCTGGGCGGCTTTGCCGGCTTCGGTATAAAAGAAATTCTGCAGTTAGCCATGGCAATGGCCGGAGTCATGTTCTTAATGCCACGAATGGTTAAGGTGTTAATGGAAGGCTTGATGCCTGTTTCCGAAGCGGCCAGAATATTCTTCCAGAAACGCTTCTCCGGGCGGGAATTTTATATCGGACTGGATTCGGCTATTGCCGTAGGCCACCCGGCTGCGATTACCACCGCTATTATATTGGTGCCTATCTGCATCCTTCTGGCTATTATTATTCCGGGCAACCGGGTGCTGCCATTTGGTGATTTGGCAACCATTCCGTTTATGGTGGCCATGGTCGCTCCCGTCTGCCGCGGTAATGTGTTCCGGTCAGTTATTATTGGTGCTATCGTAATTGCCGTAGGACTATTGATTGCCACCAACATTAGCGCACTGCATACCACGGCCGCTATTGACGCCGCCTTTAAATTCCCGGCCAACGCCACTTCCATTTCTTCCTTGTGCGACGGAGCCAATCCGCTGACCTGGATTTTGGTAAAATTATTTTCTTTCCTGTAG
- a CDS encoding phosphohexomutase domain-containing protein — MDEMWKKLQNGTDIRGIAISAEGKAVNLTEDKVRAIAYGFITWLSAKTKKNTGDCKVAIGMDSRLSGPALKAALIEGLTGEGCQVYDCQLGTTPGMFMTTVLDEYSCDGAIMVTASHLPFYYNGLKLFTKAGGCEKEDIQALLELAAQGSTGTGSGKGTVQAANLIDSYAKVLVDTIRQGVNSKVNYERPLQGCKIVVDAGNGAGGFFAGKVLQPLGADTTGSQFLEPDGHFPNHAPNPENPAAMEAIKTAVLRNKADLGIIFDTDVDRAAVVSSDGAEINRNALIALLAAIVLKEHPQSYIVTDSITSTGLGEFIGQLGGVHHRFKRGYKNVINEAKRLNQEGKESHLAIETSGHAALKENYFLDDGAYLIAKILITMATLREQGLEIQSLIKDLKVPSESVDFRLGITVDAFKEYGTEVIQTIEEYAKTMEGWSLVPNNYEGVRIADSTPAGQGWFLLRLSLHEPVLALNIESDVPGGVAVMLNKLTPFFKKFEKLVYSFH; from the coding sequence ATGGACGAAATGTGGAAAAAGCTTCAAAACGGGACAGATATACGGGGGATTGCCATTTCGGCTGAAGGCAAAGCGGTAAATCTTACGGAGGATAAGGTCAGGGCTATTGCCTACGGCTTTATTACCTGGTTGTCGGCTAAGACGAAAAAGAATACTGGCGATTGTAAAGTGGCGATTGGTATGGATTCGCGCTTGTCAGGGCCGGCTTTAAAAGCTGCACTGATTGAAGGGCTTACCGGGGAAGGTTGCCAGGTGTATGACTGCCAATTAGGGACGACGCCGGGAATGTTTATGACTACCGTATTGGATGAATATAGCTGTGACGGAGCCATCATGGTTACTGCCAGCCATTTGCCTTTTTACTATAACGGACTGAAGCTATTTACCAAAGCGGGAGGCTGTGAAAAGGAAGATATTCAGGCTCTGCTGGAGCTTGCCGCCCAGGGGAGCACAGGGACCGGAAGCGGTAAGGGCACGGTGCAGGCGGCCAACCTGATTGATTCTTATGCGAAGGTATTGGTCGATACGATCCGTCAGGGCGTTAATTCCAAAGTCAATTACGAAAGACCGTTACAAGGCTGCAAAATTGTTGTAGATGCCGGAAACGGGGCCGGCGGTTTCTTTGCCGGCAAAGTATTGCAGCCCTTAGGGGCTGATACGACAGGCAGTCAGTTTTTGGAGCCTGACGGTCATTTCCCCAATCATGCGCCTAATCCGGAGAATCCGGCGGCCATGGAAGCCATTAAAACGGCTGTATTAAGGAATAAGGCCGATTTGGGCATCATTTTTGACACCGATGTGGACCGGGCGGCCGTAGTCAGCTCCGACGGCGCCGAAATCAACCGTAACGCCTTGATTGCCTTACTGGCCGCTATCGTGCTGAAAGAACATCCTCAATCCTATATTGTAACAGACTCAATAACCTCCACCGGGCTGGGAGAGTTTATTGGGCAACTAGGCGGAGTGCATCACCGTTTTAAACGGGGCTACAAGAATGTGATCAATGAGGCGAAGCGCTTAAATCAGGAAGGCAAAGAAAGTCATCTAGCCATTGAAACTTCCGGCCATGCCGCTTTAAAAGAAAATTATTTCCTCGATGACGGAGCCTATCTTATCGCTAAAATACTGATTACCATGGCAACTTTGCGCGAGCAGGGGCTGGAAATCCAGAGCTTGATTAAGGATCTGAAAGTTCCCAGCGAAAGTGTTGATTTCCGGCTTGGTATTACGGTAGACGCTTTTAAAGAATATGGTACGGAGGTTATTCAGACTATTGAGGAGTATGCGAAAACGATGGAGGGCTGGAGTCTGGTGCCCAATAATTATGAAGGAGTCAGGATCGCCGACAGCACCCCAGCCGGACAGGGCTGGTTCTTATTGCGGCTGTCGTTGCATGAGCCGGTATTGGCATTGAATATTGAGTCGGATGTACCTGGCGGGGTAGCCGTCATGCTAAATAAGCTTACCCCTTTCTTTAAAAAGTTTGAAAAACTGGTTTATTCGTTTCACTAA
- a CDS encoding 4-hydroxy-tetrahydrodipicolinate reductase, with protein MEKIRIGLFGFGKTGKIIANEFLRNDSFLLEWVVRKGYESHHKYASRLLGYEFEAGDIYSMTDITDTFFLERKVDAIVDFSSAAGVYEYRTAAELKIPIVSAISKYGEAELKQLREYAKSTAVLYSPNITLGINVLLVAAQVLQKIAPHADIEIVEEHFGEKKEVSGTAKKIAEALNLDAARHVHSIRVGGIVGNHQIVFGMPNQTIRLSHESVSRAAFGQGAIFAVKHIINQPIGMYHMENIIADMFRNHIPVY; from the coding sequence ATGGAAAAGATTCGTATTGGGTTATTTGGCTTTGGAAAGACAGGCAAAATTATAGCTAATGAATTCTTGCGGAACGATTCATTTTTGCTTGAATGGGTTGTTCGTAAAGGTTATGAAAGTCATCATAAATATGCCAGTCGTTTGCTGGGCTATGAATTTGAGGCAGGCGATATATACTCCATGACGGATATTACAGACACTTTCTTTCTGGAAAGAAAGGTAGATGCTATTGTTGATTTCTCCAGTGCGGCCGGAGTTTATGAATATCGGACGGCAGCTGAACTTAAAATTCCTATTGTATCGGCTATCTCAAAATATGGCGAAGCGGAACTGAAGCAGTTGCGGGAATACGCTAAATCCACGGCAGTGCTGTATTCTCCTAATATTACACTGGGAATTAATGTACTGTTGGTGGCGGCTCAGGTATTGCAGAAGATTGCTCCTCATGCAGATATTGAAATTGTCGAGGAACACTTTGGTGAAAAAAAGGAAGTTTCCGGTACGGCGAAAAAAATAGCCGAAGCACTGAATTTAGACGCCGCGCGACATGTACATTCTATTCGGGTTGGCGGAATTGTCGGCAATCATCAGATTGTTTTTGGTATGCCTAATCAGACCATCCGTTTATCCCACGAGAGTGTATCACGGGCTGCCTTTGGTCAAGGGGCAATTTTTGCAGTAAAGCATATTATCAATCAGCCTATAGGGATGTATCATATGGAAAATATCATTGCAGATATGTTCCGTAATCATATTCCTGTTTATTAA
- a CDS encoding acyl-CoA thioesterase, with the protein MVTVREKVRFVETDMMGVVHHANYFRWFEMGRVEFLRQAGILLLDLMADGIVFPITEVNCQYRASARFDDYILIETIPKVLSKAKMEFTYRVIRERDGILLAEGYTQNVFTDTNGKIVRLSGRYYELLQAAQNKTESL; encoded by the coding sequence ATGGTGACAGTTAGAGAGAAAGTTCGGTTTGTTGAGACGGACATGATGGGAGTGGTTCATCATGCCAATTATTTTCGCTGGTTTGAGATGGGACGGGTTGAGTTTTTACGTCAAGCCGGGATTTTATTGCTGGATTTAATGGCTGACGGGATTGTGTTTCCGATTACCGAGGTGAACTGCCAGTACCGCGCCTCTGCCAGGTTTGATGATTATATATTGATTGAGACAATTCCCAAAGTGCTTTCTAAGGCGAAGATGGAGTTTACTTACCGGGTTATACGGGAGCGGGACGGAATATTGCTGGCTGAAGGGTATACGCAGAATGTATTTACCGATACTAATGGAAAAATAGTGCGACTGTCCGGCCGGTATTATGAGTTATTGCAGGCGGCGCAAAATAAGACAGAGAGCTTGTAA